The Elaeis guineensis isolate ETL-2024a chromosome 14, EG11, whole genome shotgun sequence genome has a segment encoding these proteins:
- the LOC105057262 gene encoding NAC domain-containing protein 92, with product MADAAVLNQGEEEESIELPPGFRFHPTDEEIITHYLSPKALNRSFSAAAIGQVDLNKCEPWDLPSKSKMEEKERYFFCQRDRKYPTGTRTNRATEAGYWKATGKDREIYRGRGILVGMKKTLVFYKGRAPKGEKTNWVMHEYRLEGKAPNSIIPITAKDEWVVCRIFHKNIGIKKSPVPGLERMSSFGDDFLDSSTLPPLMDPSYYSSNTRPTPSYINEGGEGFEFKGIPTSSSSMPSYYSSMLGVENRQDMISSLQESSGNRPQNSLFYPQVPPQSSHFSLAEAANLGYLHHDNAMLRALATTNAASSAIRRPCKVEQYSNQSMISPSQESGPTAERNTEISSMVSKHYNDLDEPCSAGSVMDFDNLWKY from the exons ATGGCGGATGCCGCGGTCCTCAaccagggggaggaggaggagagtaTAGAGCTGCCCCCGGGCTTTAGATTCCACCCCACAGATGAAGAGATCATCACCCACTACCTCTCTCCAAAGGCTCTTAACCGTAGCTTCAGTGCAGCAGCAATAGGGCAGGTGGATTTGAACAAGTGTGAGCCATGGGATCTTCCAA GCAAGTCCAAGATGGAGGAGAAGGAGCGGTACTTCTTCTGCCAGAGGGACAGGAAGTATCCAACTGGCACAAGGACCAACAGGGCCACAGAAGCTGGCTATTGGAAGGCCACGGGAAAGGACAGAGAGATCTACAGGGGGAGAGGTATCCTGGTTGGCATGAAGAAGACCCTTGTGTTCTATAAGGGGAGAGCTCCCAAGGGAGAGAAGACCAACTGGGTCATGCATGAATATAGACTTGAAGGCAAAGCCCCTAACTCCATCATCCCCATAACAGCCAAG GATGAATGGGTtgtgtgtaggatcttccataaGAACATCGGAATCAAGAAAAGCCCGGTGCCAGGACTCGAGAGGATGAGCTCTTTTGGAGATGATTTCCTGGACTCCTCTACATTGCCTCCTCTAATGGATCCCTCTTACTACAGTTCCAATACAAGGCCAACTCCAAGCTACATCAACGAGGGTGGCGAGGGCTTTGAGTTCAAGGGTATACCAACTAGCTCTTCTTCCATGCCTTCCTATTACTCCTCCATGTTGGGCGTGGAGAACCGGCAAGATATGATCAGTAGTCTTCAAGAAAGCTCAGGAAATCGACCTCAGAATTCACTGTTCTACCCCCAAGTCCCTCCTCAGAGCTCTCACTTCTCTCTCGCCGAAGCCGCCAATCTGGGCTACTTGCACCACGATAATGCAATGCTGCGAGCTTTGGCTACCACCAACGCTGCATCATCTGCCATCAGGAGGCCTTGCAAGGTGGAGCAGTACTCGAACCAGTCGATGATCAGCCCATCGCAGGAATCGGGGCCGACCGCCGAGCGGAACACCGAGATTTCCTCCATGGTTTCAAAGCATTATAATGATCTCGACGAGCCTTGCTCCGCTGGATCAGTGATGGACTTCGACAACTTGtggaaatactaa
- the LOC105057263 gene encoding thioredoxin-like 1-2, chloroplastic, with product MMEVLSQSGVMSPCGHRWVVRSCKERSPSFVGFPRSSSRTIESLMSSSRNSGFHGRRLSIGAWRVNAVKGNFSSTPVQMSLCVGKALKWWEKELQPNMKEIESAQDLVDSLLNAGDKLVIVDFFSPGCGGCKALHPKICQFAKLNPDVLFLQVNYEKHKSMCYSLNVHVLPFFRFYRGAHGRLCSFSCTNATIKKFKDALAKHTTDRCSLGPTKGLEESELMALAANKDLSFSYTRKPVPVPSPDEAAEEVVLSPKLPVSSTPRVIQDSEEKALVAAGR from the exons ATGATGGAGGTTTTGAGTCAGAGCGGTGTTATGTCGCCGTGCGGGCATCGTTGGGTGGTCCGTTCTTGCAAGGAGAGGAGCCCTTCTTTTGTTGGGTTTCCTCGCTCTTCCTCTCGGACGATCGAGTCTCTGATGTCTTCTTCTCGGAATAGCGGTTTCCATGGGAGGAGATTGAGCATTGGGGCTTGGAGAGTGAATGCCGTGAAGGGGAATTTTAGTTCTACCCCCGTACAG ATGAGCCTCTGCGTTGGAAAGGCTTTGAAATGGTGGGAGAAGGAGCTCCAGCCCAACATGAAGGAGATCGAGTCGGCCCAGGATCTCGTCGACTCTTTATTGAACGCAGGAGACAAGCTTGTCATAGTAGATTTCTTCTCCCCTGGTTGTGGAGGCTGCAAAGCCCTCCATCCAAAG ATTTGCCAGTTTGCAAAGCTGAACCCAGATGTTCTCTTCCTCCAAGTAAACTATGAAAAGCACAAATCCATGTGTTATAGCTTAAATGTCCATGTTCTTCCCTTTTTTAGGTTTTACAGGGGAGCACACGGTCGTCTTTGTAGCTTCAGCTGCACCAATGCAACT ATTAAGAAATTTAAAGATGCTTTGGCCAAGCACACCACAGACAGATGCAGCCTGGGCCCAACAAAGGGGCTGGAGGAATCAGAGCTCATGGCTCTGGCTGCAAACAAGGATCTCTCTTTCAGTTACACAAGAAAGCCAGTCCCTGTTCCCTCGCCAGATGAGGCTGCAGAGGAAGTTGTGCTCAGCCCAAAACTTCCGGTTTCTTCAACTCCAAGAGTCATCCAAGATTCGGAGGAGAAGGCTCTGGTGGCAGCTGGGAGATGA